A portion of the Pseudomonas protegens CHA0 genome contains these proteins:
- a CDS encoding AraC family transcriptional regulator, producing MSAAYHSLHEYTLRMSRVLEHIDQHLDQPLELADLARVAHFSPYHFHRLFSAWVGEPLGAYLRRRRLACGAYLMASRPSASVLEIALEVGFGSGEAFSRAFKQHFSVSPSTWRDTEPKRWHRRLDDIRERRLRELRNPDQTHIPAFDDPDAFIHLKETAMKVTLQQLPATRVAYLRYIGAYGPGIGVFWRETAAPWMLEHQLFNRVRYGIGHDDPDLTPADKCRYDACVEVPEDFKASAPAVVTTLPGGLYAVAHYRGLGPAIADAWIELCRDWLPKSGLQFDPRPAFERYPADAFYDVKTGELECEICIPVKKL from the coding sequence ATGAGCGCCGCCTATCACAGCCTCCACGAATACACCCTGCGCATGAGCCGGGTGCTGGAGCATATCGACCAACACCTGGACCAACCCCTGGAGCTGGCGGACCTGGCGCGGGTCGCACATTTCTCGCCCTACCACTTCCACCGCCTGTTCAGCGCCTGGGTCGGCGAGCCCCTGGGTGCCTACCTGCGCCGCCGACGCCTGGCCTGCGGCGCCTACCTCATGGCCAGCCGCCCCTCGGCCTCAGTGCTGGAAATTGCCCTGGAAGTCGGCTTCGGCTCCGGCGAGGCATTTTCCCGGGCCTTCAAACAGCACTTCTCGGTCTCCCCCAGCACCTGGCGCGATACCGAGCCCAAACGCTGGCACCGCCGCCTGGACGACATCCGCGAACGCCGCCTGCGTGAATTGCGCAATCCTGATCAGACCCACATCCCCGCCTTCGACGATCCTGACGCCTTCATTCACCTGAAGGAAACCGCGATGAAGGTCACCCTGCAGCAACTACCCGCCACCCGCGTGGCCTACCTGCGCTACATCGGCGCCTACGGCCCGGGCATTGGCGTTTTCTGGCGCGAAACCGCCGCGCCGTGGATGCTCGAACATCAACTTTTCAACCGCGTGCGCTACGGCATCGGCCACGACGACCCGGACCTCACCCCCGCCGACAAATGCCGCTACGACGCCTGCGTGGAAGTGCCCGAAGACTTCAAGGCCAGCGCCCCGGCCGTCGTCACCACCTTGCCCGGTGGTCTCTACGCCGTGGCCCACTACCGCGGCCTGGGCCCGGCTATCGCCGACGCCTGGATCGAACTGTGCCGCGACTGGCTGCCCAAGAGCGGCCTGCAATTCGACCCGCGCCCGGCCTTCGAACGCTACCCGGCGGATGCCTTCTACGACGTCAAGACCGGGGAGCTGGAGTGTGAGATCTGCATTCCGGTGAAAAAGCTATAA
- a CDS encoding DUF899 domain-containing protein, producing the protein MSVTEHPVVSREQWLQARKQHLIHEKAFTRQRDQLSAERRALPWVKIDKPYQFHGPDGPLGLADLFGDHSQLLVYHFMFAEGWEEGCKGCSFVADHFDGANQHLAHHDVALVAISHAPYAEFQAFRQRMGWHFDWYSSAGDDFNQDFGVSLSAEQLAQGTASYNYEQASGNEQELPGLSVFYRNPQGEIFHTYSTYARGLDLLLGAYNFLDLTPKGRNEEQIMGWVRHHDRYQATPQGKSSSCCCDD; encoded by the coding sequence ATGTCCGTTACCGAGCATCCCGTGGTCTCCCGGGAACAATGGCTGCAAGCCCGCAAACAGCACCTGATCCACGAAAAGGCCTTTACCCGCCAGCGCGACCAGCTCAGCGCCGAACGCCGGGCGCTGCCCTGGGTAAAAATCGACAAGCCCTATCAGTTTCATGGCCCCGATGGCCCGCTGGGCCTGGCCGATCTGTTTGGCGACCACAGCCAACTGCTGGTCTACCACTTCATGTTTGCCGAAGGTTGGGAGGAAGGCTGCAAGGGCTGCTCGTTCGTCGCCGACCACTTCGATGGCGCCAACCAGCACCTGGCCCACCACGATGTAGCGCTGGTGGCCATCTCCCACGCCCCTTATGCCGAGTTCCAGGCCTTTCGCCAGCGCATGGGTTGGCATTTCGATTGGTATTCCAGCGCCGGCGACGACTTCAACCAGGACTTCGGCGTCAGCCTCAGCGCCGAGCAACTGGCCCAGGGCACTGCCAGCTACAACTACGAACAGGCCAGTGGCAATGAGCAGGAGTTGCCCGGGCTCAGCGTGTTCTACCGCAACCCGCAAGGTGAGATATTCCACACCTATTCCACCTATGCCCGCGGGCTGGACCTGTTGCTGGGGGCCTACAACTTCCTCGACCTGACGCCCAAGGGGCGCAACGAAGAGCAGATCATGGGCTGGGTCCGGCACCACGATCGCTACCAGGCAACGCCCCAGGGCAAGAGCAGCAGTTGCTGTTGTGACGATTGA
- a CDS encoding DUF6279 family lipoprotein, whose product MARRWHLLIPLLIISLLLGACSRVGLAYRNLDVIIPWNLNDYLDMNSEQKSWFNQRLQQHLSWHCTTQLPGYLDWLDRLQLMVQNNQVSDQGLQERTREAKQAIAETARQIAPSAVELLQGLNDQQVKEMNSAFAKDLQEHQEQYLKPPLAQQIEQRSQRMSKRLNAWLGPLSPSQQQRVEQWSSSLGEQNQQWIANRAHWQAQFSAAVEQRQNSDFPQRIEQLLVHRESLWTPDYRQAYAHTEQAARSLLVDLMAQSTPAQRQRLLKKIDGVRKDFAELKCLQNARQG is encoded by the coding sequence ATGGCGCGCCGCTGGCACCTCCTCATTCCGCTCCTGATCATCAGCCTGCTGCTGGGCGCCTGTAGCCGGGTCGGCCTGGCCTATCGCAACCTGGATGTGATCATTCCCTGGAACCTCAACGACTACCTGGACATGAACAGCGAGCAGAAGAGCTGGTTCAACCAGCGCCTGCAGCAGCACCTGAGCTGGCATTGCACCACCCAGCTTCCGGGTTACCTGGACTGGCTCGACCGCCTGCAACTGATGGTGCAGAACAACCAGGTCAGCGACCAGGGCTTGCAAGAGCGCACCCGGGAAGCCAAGCAAGCCATCGCCGAAACCGCCCGGCAGATCGCCCCGTCCGCCGTGGAGCTGCTCCAGGGTCTGAACGACCAGCAAGTCAAAGAGATGAATTCCGCCTTCGCCAAGGACCTGCAGGAACACCAGGAGCAATACCTCAAGCCGCCGTTGGCGCAACAGATAGAGCAGCGCAGCCAACGCATGAGCAAGCGCCTGAACGCCTGGCTCGGCCCCTTGAGCCCGAGCCAGCAGCAACGGGTGGAACAATGGTCCAGCAGCCTGGGCGAGCAGAACCAGCAGTGGATCGCCAACCGAGCCCACTGGCAGGCGCAATTCAGCGCGGCCGTGGAGCAACGGCAAAACAGCGATTTCCCACAACGTATCGAGCAATTGCTGGTACACCGCGAGAGCTTATGGACGCCGGATTATCGCCAAGCCTACGCCCACACCGAACAGGCCGCACGCAGCCTGCTGGTGGACTTGATGGCACAAAGCACCCCGGCCCAGCGCCAGCGCCTGCTGAAGAAAATCGACGGAGTGCGCAAGGACTTCGCCGAACTCAAATGCCTGCAGAACGCCCGCCAGGGCTAG
- a CDS encoding TorF family putative porin, which produces MLKSSLLACSLLLACPIAHGQIFQRELGDFDLKLGTSPSRSMAQGLVKPSSSGSFHGGLDLSHDSGWYAGQWAPSMGLSPSSKLEVDSYLGFKQPFDQTLGYELGMIHYNYPQLRTQDSQEFYGGLTLLGSRFGAAFSNDPDKRNSTLFADLGGNVPFGIGVSVKYTTHQLNNGVSIADGGYVAGFNDWSIKLSRPWLGIDLNLIYSDSSLSGNDCSAYSGHNPQCDGLLTFKAERAFY; this is translated from the coding sequence ATGCTCAAATCCTCGTTGCTGGCCTGCAGCCTGCTGTTGGCCTGCCCCATTGCCCATGGGCAAATCTTCCAGCGCGAGCTGGGGGATTTCGACCTCAAGCTGGGCACCAGCCCCAGCCGCAGCATGGCCCAGGGCCTGGTCAAGCCGTCTTCCAGCGGCTCGTTCCACGGCGGCCTCGACCTGAGCCACGACAGTGGCTGGTATGCCGGCCAGTGGGCCCCCAGCATGGGCCTGAGCCCCTCCAGCAAACTGGAGGTGGATTCCTACCTGGGCTTCAAGCAGCCCTTCGACCAGACCCTGGGCTACGAACTGGGAATGATCCACTACAACTACCCGCAGTTGCGGACCCAGGACAGCCAGGAATTCTACGGCGGCCTGACCCTGCTCGGCAGCCGCTTCGGCGCGGCGTTCAGCAATGACCCGGACAAACGCAACAGCACCCTGTTCGCTGACCTGGGCGGCAACGTACCGTTCGGCATTGGCGTCAGCGTCAAATACACCACCCATCAACTGAACAATGGCGTCTCGATCGCCGACGGCGGCTACGTGGCCGGCTTCAATGACTGGTCGATCAAGCTCTCGCGCCCCTGGCTGGGGATCGACCTGAACCTGATCTACAGTGACTCCAGCCTCAGCGGCAACGACTGCAGCGCCTACTCCGGGCATAACCCGCAATGCGACGGCCTGCTCACCTTCAAGGCCGAACGGGCGTTCTACTGA
- a CDS encoding S1 RNA-binding domain-containing protein, giving the protein MALVGRYNSLQVVKHTNFGLYLDGGADGEILLPNRYIPKDIPSEDEDWLNVFVYLDSADKLIATTEKPKVQVGEFASLKVVEVNSIGVFLDWGLPKDLLLPYSEEKRQMNAGEYCVVHVYLDKHTRRITATARLDRYLDKTPANYKAGQEVDLLVAESTDMGFKAIINNKHWGLIHKNEVFKFLRSGMQEKGFIKEVRADGKISLSLQPIGEQAATSLNSKILAKLRENDGSLAVSDKSDPALISSLFGVSKGNFKKAIGALYKQGQIVIHADRIELS; this is encoded by the coding sequence ATGGCTTTAGTCGGGCGCTACAACAGTTTGCAAGTGGTTAAACACACTAACTTTGGTTTGTATCTGGACGGTGGGGCAGACGGCGAAATATTGCTGCCCAATCGTTATATCCCCAAGGACATTCCCAGTGAAGATGAAGACTGGCTGAATGTTTTTGTTTACTTGGACAGTGCTGACAAGTTAATCGCAACTACCGAAAAGCCGAAAGTTCAAGTTGGTGAGTTCGCCAGTCTTAAAGTCGTCGAAGTTAACAGCATTGGGGTGTTCCTGGACTGGGGGCTGCCCAAGGATCTGCTGCTGCCGTACTCCGAGGAAAAGCGCCAGATGAACGCCGGCGAATACTGCGTGGTGCATGTCTACTTGGACAAGCACACTCGCCGTATTACCGCCACGGCCCGTCTGGACCGCTACCTGGACAAGACGCCGGCCAACTACAAGGCCGGCCAGGAAGTCGACTTGCTGGTGGCCGAGTCCACTGACATGGGCTTCAAGGCCATCATCAACAACAAGCACTGGGGCCTGATCCACAAGAACGAAGTGTTCAAGTTCCTGCGCTCGGGGATGCAAGAGAAAGGTTTCATCAAGGAAGTGCGCGCCGACGGCAAGATCAGCCTGAGTTTGCAACCTATCGGTGAACAGGCGGCTACCAGCCTGAACTCGAAGATCCTCGCCAAGTTGCGGGAAAACGATGGCTCGCTGGCGGTCAGCGACAAGAGCGACCCGGCCTTGATCAGCAGTTTGTTCGGGGTTAGCAAGGGCAACTTCAAGAAGGCCATCGGTGCCCTCTACAAGCAGGGCCAGATTGTCATTCACGCGGATCGTATCGAGCTAAGCTGA
- a CDS encoding DUF2177 family protein, with translation MKTTLVAWLATLLAFLLLDALWLGLMMGETYRAQLGALLLEQPRLLPAALFYLLYVSGCLLFAVRPALQQGGWRRAACLGALLGLVAYGTYDLSNWATLQGWSASLALLDMAWGMLASALACSFGVFCACRWAPGSNGGN, from the coding sequence ATGAAAACCACGCTGGTTGCCTGGCTCGCCACCTTGCTGGCGTTCCTGCTACTCGACGCGCTCTGGCTGGGGCTGATGATGGGCGAAACCTACCGGGCCCAGTTGGGGGCGCTGCTGCTGGAACAGCCACGGCTGTTGCCGGCAGCGCTGTTCTACCTCCTCTACGTTAGCGGTTGCCTGCTGTTCGCCGTGCGGCCCGCCCTGCAGCAGGGCGGCTGGCGCCGGGCTGCGTGCCTGGGGGCGCTGCTCGGGCTGGTGGCCTACGGCACTTATGACCTGAGCAACTGGGCGACCTTGCAGGGCTGGTCGGCTTCCCTGGCGCTGCTGGACATGGCCTGGGGCATGCTGGCCAGTGCCCTGGCCTGCAGTTTCGGCGTCTTCTGTGCCTGCCGCTGGGCGCCTGGCTCAAACGGCGGGAACTAG
- a CDS encoding DMT family transporter: MSIERRNADGFALQVMLGLCLIWGVQQVMIKWAAADIAPIMQAAARSGISALLVALLMCWKGGWSQVSSTWRGGLLAGALFGLEFLFIAEGLKLTSAAHMSVFLYTAPIFTALGVNWLLPSERLRPLQWLGIVLAFIGISIAFAGGISLDNLDRRMLLGDILGLLAGLAWGATTVVVRASRLSEAPATLTLFYQLIVGFVGLLLIAVLSGQVTQVSLTPVAVASVLFQGLVVSFFSYLTWFWLLRRYLAANLAVFSFMTPMFGVTFGVLLLDEPLSLNFVLGAMLVLLGITFVSAE; this comes from the coding sequence GTGAGCATCGAACGGCGCAACGCCGATGGGTTTGCCCTGCAGGTGATGTTGGGGCTGTGCCTGATCTGGGGTGTGCAGCAGGTGATGATCAAGTGGGCTGCGGCGGACATTGCGCCCATCATGCAGGCGGCCGCCCGTTCGGGGATCTCGGCGCTGCTGGTGGCTCTACTGATGTGCTGGAAAGGCGGCTGGTCCCAGGTTTCCAGTACCTGGCGCGGCGGCTTGCTGGCCGGCGCTCTGTTCGGCCTGGAGTTCCTGTTTATCGCCGAAGGCCTGAAGCTCACCAGTGCCGCGCACATGTCGGTGTTTCTCTACACCGCACCGATCTTCACCGCCCTTGGGGTCAATTGGCTGTTGCCCAGCGAACGCTTGCGGCCCTTGCAATGGTTGGGGATCGTCCTGGCCTTTATCGGCATCAGCATTGCCTTTGCCGGCGGGATCTCCCTGGACAACCTGGACCGGCGCATGCTCCTGGGCGACATTCTGGGATTGCTGGCGGGGCTGGCCTGGGGCGCGACCACGGTGGTGGTGCGGGCTTCGCGGCTGTCCGAGGCGCCAGCGACCCTGACCCTGTTCTATCAGTTGATCGTCGGTTTCGTCGGCCTGTTGCTGATCGCCGTGCTCAGCGGCCAGGTGACCCAGGTCAGCCTGACGCCGGTAGCGGTGGCCAGCGTGTTGTTCCAGGGGCTGGTGGTATCGTTCTTCAGCTACCTGACCTGGTTCTGGCTGCTACGGCGTTATCTGGCGGCGAACCTGGCAGTGTTTTCCTTCATGACTCCGATGTTCGGCGTGACCTTCGGCGTGCTGTTACTGGACGAGCCCTTGAGCCTCAACTTCGTGCTGGGGGCAATGCTGGTGCTGCTGGGTATTACCTTCGTGAGCGCCGAATAG
- a CDS encoding YbfB/YjiJ family MFS transporter encodes MSPLLRLLASFIALMMAMGIGRFALTPQLPHLISEGQVDLTAAGLIAAANYLGYFLGALDAMFARRPAQVRLRLLGGLWLCVLLTLASFWAQGFWPHLLLRFGTGVASAWVLVMITALSQPLAQAAGRPRLGALVFAGPGLGIMLTGLLALGSNLLGQSSANLWLLYAAVALLMLLVILPILPPASASVRPSGETQSACATEHSVARLGLVYALYGVGYIIPATFLSQMANARFQGQWQADLFWPGFGLAAAVGVALASLRRHTPHSTRQWLMATLWLQAAGVFACLLGSGLGLVLGVLLCGTPFLACMQLVMQRSRELAPQSAQRNAGLLTACFAVGQLSGPLLAALSSHFSGDLQLALVVAGCGLLIGASLLWQLRPTAQRCAFVS; translated from the coding sequence ATGTCTCCCCTGCTCCGCCTGCTCGCCAGCTTCATTGCCCTGATGATGGCCATGGGCATTGGCCGCTTCGCCCTGACCCCGCAACTGCCGCACCTGATCAGCGAAGGCCAGGTCGACCTGACCGCCGCCGGGCTGATTGCCGCCGCCAATTACCTGGGCTATTTCCTCGGAGCCCTGGACGCCATGTTCGCCCGGCGTCCGGCCCAGGTGCGCCTGCGCCTGCTGGGCGGCTTGTGGCTGTGCGTGCTGCTGACCCTGGCCTCGTTCTGGGCCCAGGGCTTCTGGCCGCACCTGCTGCTGCGCTTCGGCACCGGGGTGGCCAGCGCCTGGGTGCTGGTGATGATCACGGCCCTGAGCCAACCCCTGGCCCAGGCGGCGGGCCGGCCACGCCTCGGGGCCCTGGTGTTCGCCGGCCCGGGGCTGGGCATCATGCTCACCGGGCTACTGGCCCTGGGCTCCAATCTTCTGGGGCAAAGCTCGGCCAACCTGTGGCTGCTGTATGCCGCGGTCGCCTTGTTGATGCTGCTGGTGATCCTGCCGATCCTGCCCCCGGCCTCGGCCTCGGTGCGCCCCAGTGGCGAAACGCAGAGCGCCTGCGCCACTGAGCACAGCGTGGCGCGCCTGGGGCTGGTCTACGCCCTGTATGGCGTGGGCTACATCATCCCCGCGACCTTCCTTTCGCAGATGGCCAATGCGCGCTTCCAGGGCCAGTGGCAGGCCGACCTGTTCTGGCCCGGTTTCGGCCTGGCCGCGGCCGTGGGCGTGGCCCTGGCCAGCCTGCGTCGGCACACCCCGCACAGCACCCGGCAATGGCTGATGGCGACCTTGTGGCTGCAGGCCGCCGGGGTCTTTGCCTGCCTGCTGGGCAGTGGCCTGGGGCTGGTATTGGGCGTGTTGCTGTGCGGCACGCCGTTCCTGGCCTGCATGCAGTTGGTGATGCAGCGCTCCCGGGAACTGGCACCGCAGTCGGCCCAGCGCAACGCCGGCCTGCTCACTGCCTGCTTTGCCGTGGGCCAGTTGAGCGGCCCGTTGCTGGCCGCCCTGAGCAGCCACTTCAGCGGCGACCTGCAACTGGCGCTGGTGGTGGCGGGCTGCGGCTTGCTGATCGGCGCCAGCCTGCTCTGGCAACTGCGACCAACGGCACAGCGCTGTGCGTTCGTCTCGTGA
- the ptrR gene encoding putrescine utilization regulator PtrR → MEFSQLRIFQAVAEEGSITRAAERLHRVPSNLSTRLKQLEEQLGVELFLRERQRLQLSPAGKVLLDYAARLFALHDEAHAAVQGGQPAGEFVLGTMYSTAAIHLPALLARYHRAYPAVNLQVQSGPSGELLEGLLTGRLDAALVDGPLELAGLDGVPLCDETLVLISEADHPPVRTARDVEGRAVFTFRQGCSYRMRLESWFAHYHAAMGRAMEIESYQGMLACVIAGSGVALMAQSMLDSLPGRESVAVHALAEPFARATTWLMWRKGMVGANLNAWIELQQGAGVQLALQARAHA, encoded by the coding sequence ATGGAGTTCAGCCAATTGCGCATCTTCCAGGCCGTGGCCGAGGAAGGCTCCATCACTCGCGCCGCCGAGCGTCTGCACCGAGTGCCGTCGAACCTCTCGACCCGGCTCAAGCAACTGGAGGAGCAGCTGGGGGTCGAACTGTTCCTGCGCGAGCGTCAGCGCCTGCAGTTGTCGCCGGCGGGCAAGGTGCTGCTGGATTACGCCGCGCGCCTGTTCGCCTTGCACGACGAGGCCCATGCCGCGGTGCAGGGCGGTCAGCCGGCCGGGGAGTTTGTCCTGGGCACCATGTACAGCACCGCGGCGATTCACTTGCCTGCATTGCTGGCGCGTTATCACCGGGCTTATCCGGCGGTGAACCTGCAGGTGCAGTCCGGGCCCAGCGGCGAGTTGCTCGAAGGCTTGCTCACCGGGCGCCTGGATGCGGCCCTGGTGGACGGGCCGCTGGAGCTGGCAGGCCTGGATGGCGTGCCCCTGTGCGACGAGACCCTGGTACTGATCAGCGAAGCCGACCATCCGCCGGTGCGTACGGCCCGGGACGTGGAGGGCCGTGCGGTGTTCACCTTTCGCCAGGGCTGCTCCTATCGCATGCGTCTGGAATCCTGGTTTGCCCACTACCACGCCGCGATGGGGCGGGCCATGGAGATCGAGTCCTATCAGGGCATGCTGGCCTGTGTGATCGCCGGTTCCGGGGTGGCGCTGATGGCTCAGTCGATGCTCGACAGCCTGCCGGGGCGCGAAAGCGTGGCGGTGCATGCCCTGGCCGAGCCTTTTGCCCGTGCCACTACCTGGCTGATGTGGCGCAAGGGCATGGTCGGGGCCAATCTCAATGCCTGGATCGAGCTGCAGCAAGGCGCTGGCGTGCAGCTTGCGCTGCAGGCGCGGGCCCATGCTTGA
- a CDS encoding PA1414 family protein: MKDKLQSWLHDLGVALGLIEPPLQPVPIPTDEELRRRQQRRR, from the coding sequence ATGAAAGACAAACTGCAAAGCTGGCTGCACGACCTTGGCGTCGCACTGGGCCTGATCGAGCCACCGCTGCAACCGGTGCCGATTCCTACCGACGAAGAGCTGCGGCGCCGTCAACAACGTCGTCGCTGA